aattaacttttCAGTATTCTTCAACATTTTCAACTATGGACATCATAAATTACTGTTCAGTGTTCAATGCTTTTGCACTTTTCAGACAATATTATTAACTGTTGTAATAACATAACTGTCAAAACTGATTTATAACAATTTGTCATCTTTCatgaaatttaataatttaataaattttgtatattttacatCAGAGAAATAAGGCTACAAAGAGAAGTCGTTagtttggggaagttgtggcctagtggttagagagtatgactcctttgagtctcgggccggcaataccatgacttaggttcccttgagcaaggcaccgaacccccagctGCACCGCAgcttaaatggctgcccactgctctgggtgtgtgttcacggtgtgttcattttggatgggttaaatgcagagcacgaattctgagtatgggtcaccatacttggctgtatgtcacgtcactcacttttTCACTTTAGAATTGATGCTCCGACATTATATAAattcatttgtttagttttttggtaCAATCTAAAActtttaagtaaaatttaaatttGAGGATGTTTTGCATCATGAGTTTTCTTTTGGGGGGCCACAAAAGGATTCACCCTACACAAGGGGGCCTCCTACTGAAAAAGTCTGAACCACTGCTGTAGATGAATGCAGCACACACAACTCACCCCTTCTCATCCACCATCGACCTTTAACGATCCCGTGAGTAAGCCCGTTCATCTTTTCTCGTAGTCCTTTCAGATCCAAACAAGCCTTTCCCAATTCACTGCTCTTCCAAAGCCACTGGCTCATCAGGACCCGCTCAACTGTGTCTTTACCTAAATCACCCTTGATGGAAGAAGGAAGATGTTAAAAGTGATGATATCCTGCACAATATTGAGCTTTCATTGACTGGAAAGGCCTGTGTTTCCCTTACCAGAGGTAGGGATCTTATCTGCTGAGGCGACAGGGTGAACAGAAGTCTACCCACATGCTCAACATCCCCAACCGTCCATGTTTTCGGATCTCTGTTGCATACAACAGCGGCTTTGTCAAATTCCCAGCTTGTCATGTGGAACTACATTTTGCAGTTGCAGTCAGAACAAAGAGGATGAAAATAGAATGACTTTATCTCACCCCAGCATGCGTCTCTCTGTGAGCAAAGCTGCTATTTGTCTGAAGCTGTCAGAGGGCAGGCAATATTGTTTCAGTTCCTCTAATTGCAGTTTCAGAGCCTCTCTGTCTATATCAGCTAACACATCTCTGTCCAGGAAGGGCAGAAAAGGACCGAGCATGTCCATGGAGGCCCCGGTGAGGCCATTTTCAGAGATGCCCTATCAGTGGAGACAAAAGGATAGAAAAGAAGGAATTTTGAATTAACAATGTGTATTATGTATCTGATTATTTGGCATATTTGACTTGTATTGACATACACtgctattcaaaagtttaggatcagtaaaagggtttttaaaagaaataaatacttttattcattaaaaaatgatccattaaatttattttaattgaatgtaTGTACTAAATGTTCtattcataatgttttttttcttcttctgaacttACTATTCATCAAATATTCCTGGAATAATAATAGCAGTCAGGATCATAGTTTCCAAAAACATTCAAAGCAgcacaaattttttttaacattaataatattcatgttttcttgagcagcaaataagtaTATTgggatgatttctaaaggatcatgtgacactgaagactggagtaatgatgccaaaattcagctttgcatcacagcaaaaaaaaattatattaaattaaatacttaACCATGTCCATATATTCcacatgtgtgaccctggaccacaaaaccataagGGTAAATGTTTAGAAATCGAGATTTATTCTTAATCTGCaacctgaataaataagttttccattgatgcatggtttgttaggattggacaatatttgactgagatacatctatttgaaaatctggaatctgagggtgcaaaaaaatctaaatactaaaaaaatcatctttaaagttgtccaaatgaagttcttagcaatgcatattactaatcaaaaatgaagttttgatatatttatggtaagaaatttacaaaatatcttaatggaacatgatctttacttaatattctaatgattttgggcataaaagaaaaatgtataattatgacccatacaaagtttttttttggctattgctacaaatattccccagcaacttaagactggttttgtggtccagggtcacattttttgAAATGCATTCTGCAACAGTAAAACTAGATTTTAATTAGGgttttatttctaaaaaataaaaatgaaaaaaaaaattggtgacaATACGAGCTACTGGATGAGGGCATAGTTCGTCTGGGTCACTGGGAAACGTCTATGAAATGTTTCCCTACATTAACTTCAGCCATGAAAAGATGAAAATCCACAATAATTTAGTGCTTACGAGTACATCGATTGCTTTCTCTGCTAGGGCCATTTGCTTGTGTCGTGGAAGCTGGAGAAAGTCAATAAAGTGTTGTCGAACATAGTCCAGTACACTAATGAGAGAGGAGTTAGACAGGTGCTCCAACATGGTCAGCCTGAGagacaaaataaaacagaaagacCATGTATGTAAAAGACAAACAATTGAGAATCTGAATAGACAACTGCTGATCTTACGGTAATCTTGCAGCAAATGAACGGTCCAAGTCATTTAGATCAATATCAGGCCGTTTCCGTAGCTCCACCACAACGCATTTCCTCTGTTGAAACATAACATCAGTGTTGTTCATCTTCCACAGGCAAGTTAAAAACCTCCCTTTCATACCAAGTTATGTCATATACATTATTGGTGAGGAACATGGGGTACAAAAGTGCAGTgtactattttaaataatgttacttAATCAAAATATTATCATCTCTGAATTTTGTATTCGGAcgtttatgtgtatataaataagaGTTCTCATATTCTTACCAAACCAGGTCTAAGTCCTCCTGGCAATTTAGTGATGAATTGCAACAATTCAGAAAAGCCTGACTCATTTACCCAAAGCTTCAGCCATTCACAGCTCATGCCACCAGCAATGCGACCTAAATCTCTTCAGTGAGGggggcaatttttttttcatgaatgtttatgaaatttgaaaacaacacaaatataaaaacaatgatgATATGATGCATCTAAAACCAGCATGAATTTTCCAAGGAAAAATATAGCAGGTGAAGCTAGCCGACCAGTCAACAATCATAAAGTACAGTAATGTTAGATATCACTTACAGTATTGACTCTCTTGTGATGTTTACGGTCCGCTGAATCATTTTGAACAGCATTTGAGCCTGTTGTGTCAAATACAACAAGTGAGTCTGAGAAACTGGATCGCCTGAGGTTATATCTGATACACTTTTGGCTGAGACAAGGTCTCTTTAATGTGGGTGATTATTAATTCATATTCCCTGGTGGAGGCTATTGTACCACATTAAGATCAATTTGCTTGATGGCAGTTGAGGGGCTCAGATTATTAATTTACTGAAAGGCTCCTTTGAAGCATGACAAGTAATCCACCGAAGAACTTGAGATCAGCTTTGTCTGGCAAGAGCAGTACAGGGCACTGAATGTAATGTACAGAGTGCAAGAGCCGAATATTCAGTGCTTCTAAGGTTTCATTCAAATGCTCATATCAATTTCTGAgagaaaatataaatttaacattaaaaagattTGATCTTCCTGGATAGGGCTAGctgaagacttgtattttttgtgCAAGATATGCAACACTGACAGTCTGTGAACTAGAAAAAGCAAGTTTGCCCAAATCAAAGGTATGGAATTAGGTTTGTACCTGTTGGTGAGACCATGGCATGTGCTTATACACAGATATGTGATGAAGGACAGTCTCTCCGTCTAGATCTGACATTAATTTCCTCAAGGAGACGAATGGCAGAAGGCATTCCAACTGCTGTGTTATATTTGCAGTGCCTTCCAGAGCCTTCAAACAAAGAGCATGTGTTACATACCAACAGACCGAACCAAGTCTAATGCATAAACACAAATTGGAAATGATGATTGGTTTGTACAGAGTTTAAGCACTAGAAGTTCAAACCTGTTGGAGTGTGAAATGAACCATCGCTCGATGAGCAGGTTGCAGGTGAGCCAGCATTAAACTCCAACACCGACAATCAGGTGTAGATTCAAATACAACCAACTTCCTCAAGAAAGAAGGCCCCAGACCCGGAAACAATGGCTTCAGTCTGCAGAGCATGTTGGCACTGAACTAAACAGGATTGAGACTGTGAACACAGGACTCACTAAACGTAAGCATCATAATTGGACTGGTGTACAATATGCAGCTTACATGTGTTTCTGCTATTTTGTTCAGTATCTGGAATGCCTGcattaaaagaaatggaaaatgttttaatacagtatatacataaaataatgcaatataatatatctatttgtctgtctatctTAGAGGCatccaatcctgttcctggagggccactctcctgcaaagtttagctccagttGAACAGACCTGAACCAAGGTAATCAAGGTCTTCCGGATTACTAGAATGGTCAAGGTAGGTATGTTCaacaagttggagctaaaccctgcaggacattggccctccagAACCAGGACCACCCCTGATACACAGTATAATTAAAGCTTATGCAATTCCAGGCAAGTAAAAAATTTGTTGAATTCTTTTTCCTTGTATTCAAAGTTGAATTTCAATTGTGCATCCTGTTCAAATTAAGAAACtaaaaaaaagctttcattcTAATGGTCTTACCTGAGCAGGTGGGAAAGTTGGCATACCGGGCAGAGTTACCATTTCCAACAACTCGTTTGAGGACAACGGCTCCAAAAATGAAGCACCCATTTGTGGCAGCATACCATGTAACAAAGCCATTGTCGAAGTTGACAAGATACTGGCATTTAAAGATTTAAGGGCCACCCCAAGCCAGTGTGAAAGCTGTAGATAAAAGAACTCTTcatgaataaaatttaataatattacatgatgcacaacatacaaaaaaatcAAGGCTCACTCTGCCACTTCCACTGATGTGTCCCTCTGATACACATTGTGCCAGCTGCTGCCACAGGACAGGTGAGAGATTCGATGAAGACAATAACTGTTGTAAGTCCTCAGAGTTCAGGTAACATATGAGAATTCCTAACCTGTTGTGACAAACAGtgtcttttatttgtttataaatttaCAAATGTCATATGATGTGGAACTTGAATTTGTACTTCATTATGTTGTCACTCGTCAGGTTCTTCCCTCGGCCGAACACGGTACGAAGTACATGGCGCCCCCTTGTGGGATCCAGACTGCTGTTCCCCAGCATCTCCATTAAGGGCGTGAGCTGTCAGACATTCACATTAATTTCAGGAAGTGAAAAGAAAAAAGCAGATTTCCTGAAGAGATATTACTACTTACTTGTTGAGATGAGAGCTGCTGAAAGTGACTGACTGGGAGATGTGGAAGTAGAGGCAGAATAGAGCTGAGGAAGTGAGGAGGCCACGAAGGCACATCTCCAGCTGCGCTGGACTGCAACAGGCGTTTTATGAAGGCTTGTTTTTGTAACGACTTCATCTCAGAGCTGTGATCACTAATGGCCAGCAGTCTGGAGCATGTGAATAATTGAATTAAGGAGGACACTGGACTAAATCATAAAATATAGTTTTGATATGATCCACTTACACACTTTCATTGACCATGAGGGAGGCAGGGAAGGTCATAATGTCTGAGACAGACATGTACGGTATAAACTGGGAGAGGTCGATGAAAAGCTCTGGTGTGACATGTGGAAACTTGTGAATGAAAGCAGCTGTCATGGTTTCCATGGCCTCTTGTTCTTTTGGAGAGACCTGTGAATAGTACGTATATATGGACTTCTAAATAGAGATGCATTATATATTGGTACTCTATCAGTTATTATAATGGCATCTTTTAACAAATTTCAAAATGAATATACATACTGTTCATTCTAAAGTTGCACTGCAAAAATATCAGTTGTGTAATTTGGAAGTTttcgtatttatttttaatttaaaaatagagtttaatagcatttaatttgattaaaattatttttatttaattttatatgactAAATATGAAAATGATCAGCTTATCAACCAGATTGCGCTGTTTTGGAACAACATCTGAACTAACCTCCATCATGTAAAACATTGTTTTGTTGTTTACCTGTATAGTTTCCACTTGAAGTTGATCCCAACTCTGATGAACATGGGAAAGGAATCTTTTCACAGCATCATTTTCCGCCGACATAACTACACTCCGAATACTCTCTCTAGGCATCTGTAGGTACTCCTTGGAGAGTATGAATGCCAGAATTAGACATAATAGTGCAGTTTTggataataaagataattttcttaaatatgaaaaatCCCATTTCTAATTCCTTATGATTTTAGCACAGTGATAAATTTGCAGTCATTTTGTGTTTATAATATCACACTTATTAGCTTTCTCACAtagtgaaaatatatttttatataccttTATGAAAACCAAATGTTGGTTTCACAATTTTGGGTtcactttcagtgaacagttcataAAGAACTTTTTTTCTTAGTGTATCCACTGTaaataaccttttgtgcaatggaaagattcTGTAgaagttaaaggttctttatggagagtatattttaaaaaatgggtCTTCTGTAATGAGATTATCATATAGGGCTACGGCACCAAAAACCTTGAAAACCCTTGGTTTAACTGACTAGATAATTTAGCATCAGAGAGAATGAGTAATACCTGCATTATAAATCTTAAAGCAGAGGAGTTGCCCTCCCTCTGAATGAGATCCCACAGGACAGGCTGCTGGGGAGAAAGGCCTTTGAAACTGAATGCATTAAGCTGAATGCATggtgatataataataaaatactagcCTGAGAAACAATGCAATATTTAAAGGCATGACGTACACTGAAACAGCTTAAAAGATCTTCTTTTAAGGTGGAGTTCTGCTCTGTCTTCAGGAAGACGCCCACAGTGTGAAGGACACTTATTGATGCATCGGGCCGTAGAGTGGTCCAGAAGGAAGCATTGTCTTGAAGGCTGGCCAGAAGAATGGCCTGACCCAGGCTCTGACGCACCTCTCGTTGTCCCTCCTCCAAACCTGCAGGGAGCCCCACCACAAAGTCCAACACTCGAAGCACGTAGCTCACCGTAGCTAACCATCCCGTGCGTTCATCCACTGTTCCTTCACATAGAGTGAGCTTATGAATAGCCTCTTGTAGAATAGCCAAGGGGTTCACACAAAGTTGAGATGTGTCGAAGTCATACGGTGCTGGCAGCATGTCAAACAGCTTCTGGAGGACGCACTTGGTGCCCTGCTTCTCTTCAGAGTTCAAACAGTAGTCTAAGAACAAAGGTTGCTTTAGAACCAATGTGAGGTACAGTGTGGCGTTTTTGCAAATATAGTCCTTCAAACCAGCTTTATTGCTGCAAATCTCAAGTGCGGTGGTGTTCATAAAATGTTCTGCTTTCCAGTTCGAGTAATCGCAGTTTTCTTCGGGGTGTGGGTGATTAGGGATGGCTTTGGAGCAGTACTCGGCTGCCCAGCTCCCATCTTGAGGTATTTGAGACGAATCATTTCCGCACAAAGAGGCAATAAGGGCTGTGTTATTGGGCAGAAAACATCTTCTAAAATCCTGGGCGGTTAGAGTTTTGCTGCTTAGCAGTGTTAAGCAGTCCTCAGGGGCGTCTGGAGAAGATCCCCCAGAAACATCATTGGAGAGTTGAAGACAGAGGTCATCAATACTTGACTGGTTGAGGTACTGGTAATCCCGTGTAGATTCTGCCTGAGAAAATTTCACAGCAAGGTGATTGCAAATGCAGAAAAACTTTAAAGTGATAGTTAGCtcaaaaatgtcaattctgtcatcgttCACACATCCTCCTCAATCCAAACTACAAACTTgtttatctttgaaacacaaagaaagattttttttaatgaaacctaaAAGGGTCCCTAGATTGAAGTCAAGGTGACTAAAACTTAGAAGCTCCAAAAAGGTCATAAAGGAGTTTATTAAAAACTCCTTGTGAAGAAACTCAACAAATTAATTTAGCTTTAATTCACATTTATACAGACCACATCATATATTGTAAATATGGAAGGTTCTATGCATATTAGAAAAAACTGGTTCTCAGTGCATCGTACACATATATATGAGATTCTGTGGTTACTTTACATAATGTGCtctttgtacagtatgtgtgtcaatttaaaagtaaattaaatctttaattgtgAAATAAACCATGCGATTCACATATATGaattttaaaatgccttttttaaatgttttggatCTTCTCAGAAGCTTCTAAGGTATCATTTAAATAATCTTAACTTGTGTTTCAAATATTAAGCCTTGGcttaggtgagtaaatgatgacagaatataaattttgggtgaactaacctttaaaTACCTTCATAGTAACAAACAAAAAGTAACTTGATGTACCTGATGTGCATGTTGAAGCCAGAATGTAGAGTTGGCACACACCGTCCTGTTAAACTCGTGAGCGAAGAATTCGCTGCAAATGTGAACCCAAAGAAAATCTTCTTCCGCTGCCGAGAGGTACCAAGCAGCATCGGAGCAGGTCACGTACAGGTCTACCCCAAAATGGTTGACTTCAGGGTCCTGTGAGCCATTCTCTCCATCGAAAAGATTACAGTAGAGAAAGACAGTAAAATTTGAGACACCAGTGAGACCAGGGATGGAGGCA
The genomic region above belongs to Carassius carassius chromosome 3, fCarCar2.1, whole genome shotgun sequence and contains:
- the LOC132117681 gene encoding stereocilin-like, whose translation is MELRMGKLGIVVILLILEQLSANAGESNKEEQKEAILKELVEIWRKGGGWNPHRVQPPAEIQKDQQIYSIVRSIMGGLKSLGVLPRKSKSLPSLNKAFDRNRLSGFLYNISMYLQEMSAELDDRQEPSGDDQFWENLLYSLLQTGREVSLGLWDGKSPPRPTFRFQDLFLSLRGSPHWDGLLGLVQSILTLTERQPQRPILTFISQNWKTISALLETVLQALVSGTYGQAIAGLQGFICVLKGRNDCAFNLSWLEQLISFMETRNWKPVVSLHPLSVENNQRDAALSLGHFKPFLVPPEVLREEQLLLNQSGTDSESLASMQALLLKALSRSSAGERAVQFTERNPALLRGLDNFRHGFLHNVGRSVYGNLRRKVSHMTKALLDNVSSMVGEPQNSHHGRCSVGDLRQLILWGIRHNLTWNAQAMGFRSDGLPSRPSLMTCPSTEEETRTLKPQHSSRRPKLHQFQPKVQEQSDSDPSPSAEILEAACNASIPGLTGVSNFTVFLYCNLFDGENGSQDPEVNHFGVDLYVTCSDAAWYLSAAEEDFLWVHICSEFFAHEFNRTVCANSTFWLQHAHQAESTRDYQYLNQSSIDDLCLQLSNDVSGGSSPDAPEDCLTLLSSKTLTAQDFRRCFLPNNTALIASLCGNDSSQIPQDGSWAAEYCSKAIPNHPHPEENCDYSNWKAEHFMNTTALEICSNKAGLKDYICKNATLYLTLVLKQPLFLDYCLNSEEKQGTKCVLQKLFDMLPAPYDFDTSQLCVNPLAILQEAIHKLTLCEGTVDERTGWLATVSYVLRVLDFVVGLPAGLEEGQREVRQSLGQAILLASLQDNASFWTTLRPDASISVLHTVGVFLKTEQNSTLKEDLLSCFSPVLWDLIQREGNSSALRFIMQEYLQMPRESIRSVVMSAENDAVKRFLSHVHQSWDQLQVETIQVSPKEQEAMETMTAAFIHKFPHVTPELFIDLSQFIPYMSVSDIMTFPASLMVNESVLLAISDHSSEMKSLQKQAFIKRLLQSSAAGDVPSWPPHFLSSILPLLPHLPVSHFQQLSSQQLTPLMEMLGNSSLDPTRGRHVLRTVFGRGKNLTSDNIMKLGILICYLNSEDLQQLLSSSNLSPVLWQQLAQCVSEGHISGSGRLSHWLGVALKSLNASILSTSTMALLHGMLPQMGASFLEPLSSNELLEMVTLPGMPTFPPAQAFQILNKIAETHFSANMLCRLKPLFPGLGPSFLRKLVVFESTPDCRCWSLMLAHLQPAHRAMVHFTLQQALEGTANITQQLECLLPFVSLRKLMSDLDGETVLHHISVYKHMPWSHQQAQMLFKMIQRTVNITRESILDLGRIAGGMSCEWLKLWVNESGFSELLQFITKLPGGLRPGLRKCVVVELRKRPDIDLNDLDRSFAARLPLTMLEHLSNSSLISVLDYVRQHFIDFLQLPRHKQMALAEKAIDVLGISENGLTGASMDMLGPFLPFLDRDVLADIDREALKLQLEELKQYCLPSDSFRQIAALLTERRMLGDPKTWTVGDVEHVGRLLFTLSPQQIRSLPLGDLGKDTVERVLMSQWLWKSSELGKACLDLKGLREKMNGLTHGIVKGRWWMRRGPIPSCADIKGTFPSAWRSYQLNRMKSMELKTCVEFIGQDDTLDAEQREALWMELRPVYKPVKQLEPEQVLELGCIVTEMGERELQAVNLSNLAVVAHLGDLNGWNAKKMRAVVLGIMKQLKQKPEELGVVELVSFGHLLCGFSSSEISHLEPFNLSVAALFLGEMVLPCSEQQAEALTSRLSSPLGFGPVSSWGSEVFTEIGTLAAGLEDMVLSALIKEQVEGLTPAAITLIAPRKFAVVFSATQLSWLSSEQACAVTGEQWAELDNEQRQALGMAQYEGELILEHRGRNQAPSLWFAGSSRKCLLVFVCALWILL